From the Malus domestica chromosome 17, GDT2T_hap1 genome, one window contains:
- the LOC103437285 gene encoding uncharacterized protein has protein sequence MSAAVCGSKRSFFDDQSPPLAQRLPPSPVLTKRQRRSSSTSPIRFAAPYLLEQLRSLFPHMDPQVLERALEECGNDMDAAIKRLHELCLGSAEETSASAEQTADIVANGLLCNDEAAATTENPSVPNNLPADGAEWVELFVREMMSASSVDDARARAAKVLEVLEKSISERAGAEAAQSFQKENMMLKQQIEGLVRENTILKRAVAIQHERQKEFEERNQELQHLKQLVSQYQEQCRTLEINNYALTIRLKQAEQSNSIPGRFHPDIF, from the exons ATGTCTGCGGCGGTGTGCGGAAGCAAGAGGTCTTTCTTCGACGATCAATCGCCGCCCCTCGCACAGAGGCTTCCTCCGTCGCCGGTCCTCACAAAGAGGCAGCGCCGTTCGTCTTCTACCTCTCCCATTCGCTTCGCTGCTCCGTATCTTCTCGAGCAGCTTCGCTCTCTTTTCCCTCACATGGACCCTCAG GTTCTTGAGAGAGCATTGGAAGAATGTGGCAACGATATGGATGCTGCCATCAAGAGGCTGCATGAACTTTGCCTAGGATCTGCGGAGGAAACTTCTGCATCTGCCGAACAAACAGCTGATATCGTAGCTAACG GTCTATTGTGTAATGATGAAGCTGCAGCCACTACTGAGAATCCATCAGTTCCAAACAACCTTCCTGCAGATGGTGCAGAATGGGTTGAGTTGTTTGTAAGGGAAATGATGAGTGCCAGTAGTGTGGATGATGCTAGGGCCCGTGCTGCTAAAGTTCTAGAGGTTTTAGAAAAATCCATCAGTGAACGTGCTGGTGCTGAGGCAGCCCAAAGTTTTCAGAAG GAAAATATGATGCTGAAACAACAAATTGAAGGATTGGTAAGGGAGAATACCATACTGAAACGTGCTGTAGCTATCCAGCATGAACGTCAAAAAGAATTTGAAGAGAGGAACCAAGAATTACAGCATCTGAAGCAGCTAGTTTCTCAGTATCAGGAGCAGTGTAGAACACTAGAG ATTAACAACTATGCTCTGACAATCCGTCTGAAGCAGGCGGAGCAAAGCAACTCCATCCCTGGACGTTTCCACCCGGACATCTTTTAA
- the LOC103437284 gene encoding uncharacterized protein, translating into MKGMKGMMPSQSSVNYANEDGYDELEEENEGLLRRGIVEGCRGIDGIADKFQCMSIHKRDAAKRGEEISFQKKCLWKQEQKGRVARLEKQLRIRWELEELIEEQLNRFHAHYNLDMVPTRLKDVAQLLMPNWTPPDELISTAWLGDWRPSAILELVRSLPICSCSSSSSSSNSSRTEQLLSQLIYEIRIEEAIIDEEMAEIQSTCIFYLPFAPGNIQSGRAALASVQSEFKKIERVITKAQQLRFKALELVLKKVLNETDAAEFLVAFEGIQEAIHQFAANQRFQKGPVTVPVKSLGSS; encoded by the exons ATGAAGGGGATGAAGGGGATGATGCCATCTCAATCTTCCGT GAACTACGCTAATGAAGACGGCTACGACGAactagaagaagaaaatgaaggatTGTTGAGGAGAGGCATAGTAGAAGGCTGCCGTGGAATTGATGGTATAGCAGACAAGTTTCAGTGCATGAGCATTCACAAGCGAGACGCTGCCAAACGAG GTGAAGAGATCTCTTTTCAGAAGAAATGTCTGTGGAAGCAAGAGCAGAAGGGCAGAGTTGCAAGGCTAGAGAAACAGCTCAGGATAAGGTGGGAACTTGAGGAGCTCATTGAAGAACAACTGAACAGGTTCCATGCCCACTACAACTTGGATATGGTCCCAACCCGGCTTAAGGATGTTGCTCAACTGCTCATGCCCAATTGGACTCCGCCTGATGAGCTGATCTCCACAGCTTGGCTTGGTGATTGGCGTCCCTCTGCAATTCTGGAGCTTGTGCGTAGCTTGCCCATCTGTTCCtgctcatcatcatcatcctctTCGAACTCTAGTCGCACTGAACAGCTCTTATCGCAGCTCATTTATGAGATTCGGATTGAAGAGGCAATAATTGATGAGGAAATGGCTGAAATTCAATCAACATGTATCTTCTACCTTCCATTTGCTCCGGGAAACATCCAATCAGGTAGAGCTGCCTTGGCTTCTGTTCAGTCAGAGTTCAAGAAGATTGAAAGGGTGATCACAAAAGCTCAACAACTTAG GTTCAAGGCACTGGAGTTGGTGTTGAAGAAGGTACTGAATGAAACTGATGCGGCAGAGTTCTTGGTTGCATTCGAGGGAATTCAAGAAGCAATTCACCAGTTTGCAGCAAACCAGAGGTTCCAAAAGGGTCCAGTCACGGTGCCTGTCAAGTCCTTGGGGTCTAGCTAA